A section of the Streptomyces xinghaiensis S187 genome encodes:
- a CDS encoding ArsA family ATPase: MSRLHVVSGKGGTGKTTVAAALALALADEGRRTLLVEVEGRQGIAQVFETDALPYEERKIAVGPGGGEVFALAVDAERALLDYLQMFYKLGGAGRALKKLGAIDFATTIAPGLRDVLLTGKVCEAVRRKRRNGRPVYDHVIMDAPPTGRITRFLNVNDEVAGLARVGPIHNQAQAVMRVLKSPETAVHLVTLLEEMPVQETVDGVAELRAAALPVGGIFINMVRPPLLGEEELSRAADGERPAVAKAFSRAGLGGARRGGLAERLVDPLLEQAREHVVRVRLEQEQRKEIAGLGLPAPELEFLDEGADIAGLYRLAKDIRKQGVPGVAG; this comes from the coding sequence ATGAGCAGGCTCCACGTCGTCAGCGGCAAAGGCGGTACCGGGAAGACCACGGTCGCCGCGGCCCTCGCGCTCGCCCTGGCCGACGAGGGGCGGCGCACCCTGCTGGTCGAGGTGGAGGGCCGGCAGGGCATCGCGCAGGTCTTCGAGACGGACGCCCTGCCCTACGAGGAGCGCAAGATCGCGGTCGGCCCGGGCGGCGGTGAGGTGTTCGCCCTCGCCGTGGACGCCGAGCGGGCCCTCCTCGACTATCTGCAGATGTTCTACAAGCTCGGCGGCGCCGGCCGGGCGCTGAAGAAGCTCGGGGCGATCGACTTCGCCACGACCATCGCGCCGGGCCTGCGGGACGTCCTGCTGACCGGCAAGGTGTGCGAGGCCGTCCGCCGCAAGCGGAGGAACGGCCGCCCCGTCTACGACCACGTGATCATGGACGCGCCGCCGACCGGCCGCATCACCCGCTTCCTGAACGTCAACGACGAGGTCGCCGGGCTGGCCCGGGTGGGCCCGATACACAACCAGGCGCAGGCCGTGATGCGGGTGCTGAAATCCCCCGAGACGGCGGTCCACCTGGTGACGCTGCTGGAGGAGATGCCCGTCCAGGAGACGGTGGACGGGGTGGCGGAGCTGCGTGCCGCCGCGCTGCCGGTGGGCGGGATCTTCATCAACATGGTGCGGCCGCCGCTGCTCGGCGAGGAGGAGCTGAGCCGGGCCGCGGACGGTGAGCGCCCGGCGGTCGCCAAGGCGTTCTCCCGGGCCGGTCTCGGCGGGGCCCGCCGCGGCGGACTGGCCGAGCGGCTGGTCGATCCGCTGCTGGAGCAGGCCCGGGAGCATGTCGTACGGGTCCGGCTGGAGCAGGAGCAGCGCAAGGAGATAGCCGGTCTCGGACTTCCCGCGCCCGAACTGGAGTTCCTGGACGAGGGCGCGGACATCGCCGGTCTCTACCGGCTGGCCAAGGACATACGGAAGCAGGGAGTGCCGGGGGTGGCCGGATGA
- a CDS encoding ArsA family ATPase, which produces MSGERQRPESTGHSVLDGPVPRLDTDALLDDPGTRIIVCCGSGGVGKTTTAAALGVRAAERGRRVVVLTIDPARRLAQSMGIASLDNIPRRVEGLSAGDAGDTGAAGEAGGSGETGAGASGELHAMMLDMKRTFDEIVEAHADPERARAILANPFYQSLSAGFAGTQEYMAMEKLGQLRARDEWDLIIVDTPPSRSALDFLDAPKRLGSFLDGKFIRVLMAPAKVGGRAGMKFLNAGMSVMTGTLSKLVGGQLLRDVQTFVAAMDTMFGGFRTRADATYRLLQAPGTAFLVVAAPEQDALREAAYFVERLAAEKMPLAGLVLNRVHGSGADRISAERALAAAEQLEAENESENLENGRIADAAGGQADPTGTVPGDAPPADSPAAPDTAEDGAAGEPATARPAAADAVDGPTADQLAARLLRLHAERMRTLAREQRTRERFTAVHPDVPVTEVAALPGDVHDLAGLRAIGEQLAGQPAAA; this is translated from the coding sequence ATGAGCGGCGAGCGTCAGCGGCCGGAGTCCACCGGGCACTCGGTCCTCGACGGGCCGGTGCCCCGGCTGGACACGGACGCCCTCCTGGACGATCCGGGGACACGCATCATCGTGTGCTGCGGCTCGGGCGGGGTGGGCAAGACGACGACGGCCGCGGCCCTGGGCGTACGGGCCGCGGAGCGCGGGCGCAGGGTCGTGGTGCTCACCATCGACCCCGCCCGGCGGCTGGCCCAGTCGATGGGGATCGCCTCGCTCGACAACATCCCGCGCCGGGTGGAGGGCCTGTCCGCCGGGGATGCCGGGGACACCGGAGCAGCCGGCGAGGCCGGAGGGAGCGGCGAGACCGGAGCCGGAGCGTCCGGCGAACTCCACGCCATGATGCTCGACATGAAGCGCACCTTCGACGAGATCGTCGAGGCGCACGCCGACCCGGAGCGCGCACGGGCGATCCTGGCGAACCCCTTCTACCAGTCGCTCTCCGCCGGCTTCGCGGGCACGCAGGAGTACATGGCCATGGAGAAGCTGGGCCAGCTCCGGGCGCGCGACGAGTGGGACCTGATCATCGTGGACACCCCGCCGAGCCGGTCCGCGCTGGACTTCCTGGACGCGCCCAAGCGGCTCGGCTCCTTCCTGGACGGCAAGTTCATCCGGGTGCTGATGGCGCCGGCGAAGGTCGGCGGCCGGGCCGGGATGAAGTTCCTCAACGCCGGCATGTCGGTGATGACGGGCACGCTCAGCAAGCTGGTGGGCGGGCAGCTGCTGCGGGACGTCCAGACGTTCGTCGCCGCGATGGACACCATGTTCGGCGGCTTCCGCACCCGGGCCGACGCCACGTACCGGCTGCTGCAGGCGCCCGGTACGGCGTTCCTCGTGGTGGCGGCGCCGGAGCAGGACGCGCTGCGGGAGGCCGCGTACTTCGTGGAGCGGCTCGCGGCCGAGAAGATGCCGCTGGCCGGGCTGGTGCTGAACCGGGTGCACGGCAGCGGGGCCGACCGGATCAGCGCCGAGCGCGCCCTGGCCGCCGCGGAGCAGCTCGAGGCGGAGAACGAGTCGGAAAATCTTGAGAACGGCCGCATCGCCGACGCTGCCGGCGGGCAGGCTGACCCCACCGGGACGGTTCCCGGCGATGCCCCGCCCGCGGACTCCCCCGCCGCTCCGGACACCGCCGAGGACGGCGCCGCCGGCGAGCCGGCGACGGCACGGCCCGCGGCGGCGGACGCGGTGGACGGACCCACGGCGGATCAGCTCGCCGCGCGGCTGCTGCGGCTGCACGCCGAGCGCATGCGGACCCTGGCCCGGGAGCAGCGCACCCGGGAGCGCTTCACCGCCGTCCACCCGGATGTGCCGGTGACGGAGGTGGCCGCACTGCCCGGTGACGTACACGACCTGGCGGGGCTGCGTGCCATCGGGGAGCAGTTGGCGGGTCAGCCGGCGGCGGCGTAG
- a CDS encoding WhiB family transcriptional regulator: MGWVTDWSAQAACRTTDPDELFVQGAAQNRAKAVCTGCPVRTECLADALDNRVEFGVWGGMTERERRALLRRRPTVTSWRRLLETARAEYEQSSGLLPVELEEAGNYAAAG; this comes from the coding sequence ATGGGCTGGGTAACCGACTGGAGTGCGCAGGCAGCCTGCCGCACTACCGATCCGGATGAACTGTTCGTTCAAGGAGCGGCTCAGAACAGGGCCAAGGCCGTCTGCACCGGCTGTCCGGTGCGCACGGAGTGCCTTGCCGACGCTCTGGACAATCGCGTCGAATTCGGCGTCTGGGGGGGAATGACGGAGCGGGAGCGGAGGGCACTGCTGCGCCGGCGGCCGACGGTCACGTCCTGGCGCAGGCTGCTGGAGACCGCACGCGCGGAGTACGAGCAGAGCTCGGGCCTGCTGCCCGTGGAGCTGGAGGAGGCCGGGAACTACGCCGCCGCCGGCTGA
- a CDS encoding transglycosylase domain-containing protein — protein MANKRPGGGRSTSRQAAKFLGVSVLSGAVLAGIALPAAGALGLVAKGSVEGFDEIPANLKRPPLSQKTSILDSEGGLIATVYSRDRTVVPLKDISPHMRKAIVAIEDERFYEHGAIDLKGILRALNKNARSGEVSEGASTLTQQYVKNVFVEEAGNNEEKFEAATQQTLGRKIKELKYAIQVEEELGKKKILENYLNITYFSQQAYGVEAAAKRYFSKSAKDLELQEAALLAGIVQSPSRWDPVANGDQALKRRNLVLDRMAEQGHVSKAEAAEAKKKDLGLDVSKPQNGCITAVNGAGFFCDYVRRVFLGSEEFGKTPEERTKRWNEGGLTIRTTLDPKAQKSVQASVKEHVYQSDEVAAAVSLVEPGTGKILGMGQSRPYGLAKDETTINYSVNKSMGGGMGYQPGSTYKPIVAAAALERGVNPSRAYPSPYEMTYPSPVPKCEGQWSSANPPKVANENESEVGPYGMREATAKSVNTYYVQLISDIGICPVVEMSEKMGIEPAGGDELKQVPSVTLGVQEMSPLTMAAGYAAFASRGTYCTPVAIESIKDANGKSLDVPKSKCTRAMNERTADTMNTLLKGVVEDGTGTQAGLSGRPSAGKTGTTDSRYAAWFVGYTPNLAGAVWVGDPQHQRKMIDITIGGDYHPKVFGGGVPGPIWRDAMAGALEGKEAPGFVEVPIADPPKKDDKEKDEDDRKPRDRFPGGNGGLIGGGGDGGAEPNPTFSIPEGFIQGPGNGSGGRR, from the coding sequence ATGGCTAACAAGCGCCCCGGCGGTGGCCGCTCGACCTCGCGACAGGCCGCCAAGTTCCTCGGTGTCAGTGTGCTCTCCGGAGCCGTACTGGCCGGCATCGCGCTTCCGGCCGCCGGCGCGCTCGGACTGGTGGCCAAGGGTTCGGTCGAGGGGTTCGACGAGATCCCCGCCAACCTCAAGCGCCCGCCGCTGAGCCAGAAGACCAGCATCCTCGACTCCGAGGGCGGTCTGATCGCCACCGTCTACTCGCGCGACCGCACGGTGGTGCCGCTCAAGGACATCTCGCCCCACATGCGGAAGGCGATCGTCGCCATCGAGGACGAACGCTTCTACGAGCACGGCGCGATCGACCTCAAGGGCATACTCCGCGCGCTCAACAAGAACGCCCGGTCGGGCGAGGTCTCCGAGGGCGCCTCGACGCTCACCCAGCAGTATGTGAAGAACGTCTTCGTCGAGGAGGCGGGCAACAACGAGGAGAAGTTCGAGGCCGCCACCCAGCAGACCCTCGGGCGCAAGATCAAGGAACTGAAGTACGCGATCCAGGTCGAGGAAGAGCTCGGCAAGAAGAAGATCCTGGAGAACTACCTCAACATCACCTACTTCAGCCAGCAGGCCTACGGCGTGGAGGCGGCGGCGAAGCGTTACTTCAGCAAGTCCGCCAAGGACCTGGAGCTGCAGGAGGCCGCGCTGCTGGCCGGCATCGTGCAGTCGCCCAGCCGCTGGGATCCGGTGGCCAACGGCGACCAGGCGCTCAAGCGGCGCAATCTGGTCCTGGACCGGATGGCCGAGCAGGGCCACGTCAGCAAGGCGGAGGCCGCCGAGGCCAAGAAGAAGGACCTGGGCCTCGACGTCAGCAAACCGCAGAACGGCTGCATCACCGCCGTGAACGGCGCCGGCTTCTTCTGCGACTACGTCCGCAGGGTCTTCCTGGGCAGCGAGGAGTTCGGCAAGACCCCCGAGGAGCGGACCAAGCGCTGGAACGAGGGCGGGCTGACCATCCGCACCACCCTCGACCCCAAGGCGCAGAAGTCCGTTCAGGCGTCGGTCAAGGAGCACGTCTACCAGAGCGACGAGGTGGCCGCCGCGGTCTCGCTGGTCGAGCCGGGCACCGGCAAGATCCTCGGCATGGGCCAGTCCCGGCCGTACGGTCTCGCCAAGGACGAGACCACGATCAACTACTCGGTCAACAAGAGCATGGGCGGCGGCATGGGCTACCAGCCCGGCTCGACGTACAAGCCGATCGTCGCGGCGGCCGCGCTCGAGCGGGGCGTCAACCCGTCACGGGCGTACCCGTCGCCGTACGAGATGACCTACCCGAGCCCGGTGCCGAAGTGCGAGGGCCAGTGGTCGTCGGCGAACCCGCCCAAGGTCGCGAACGAGAACGAGTCCGAGGTCGGTCCGTACGGCATGCGGGAGGCCACCGCGAAGTCGGTGAACACCTACTACGTGCAGCTGATCAGCGACATCGGCATCTGCCCGGTGGTCGAGATGTCGGAGAAGATGGGCATCGAGCCGGCCGGCGGTGACGAGCTCAAGCAGGTGCCGTCCGTCACCCTGGGAGTCCAGGAGATGTCCCCGCTGACCATGGCCGCCGGCTACGCCGCCTTCGCCAGCCGTGGCACGTACTGCACCCCGGTCGCCATCGAGTCGATCAAGGACGCCAACGGCAAGTCCCTGGACGTCCCCAAGAGCAAGTGCACCCGGGCGATGAACGAGCGGACCGCCGACACGATGAACACCCTGCTGAAGGGCGTTGTCGAGGACGGCACGGGCACCCAGGCCGGTCTCAGCGGACGGCCCAGCGCAGGCAAGACGGGTACCACCGACTCCCGGTACGCGGCCTGGTTCGTGGGCTACACGCCGAACCTGGCCGGAGCCGTCTGGGTGGGCGACCCGCAGCACCAGCGCAAGATGATCGACATCACCATCGGCGGCGATTACCACCCCAAGGTCTTCGGTGGCGGGGTCCCCGGCCCGATCTGGCGGGACGCGATGGCGGGAGCGCTGGAGGGCAAGGAGGCGCCGGGCTTCGTCGAGGTGCCGATCGCCGACCCGCCGAAGAAGGACGACAAGGAGAAGGACGAGGACGACCGGAAGCCGCGCGACCGTTTCCCGGGCGGCAACGGCGGTCTCATCGGTGGCGGAGGCGACGGAGGCGCCGAGCCGAACCCGACGTTCTCCATCCCGGAGGGCTTCATCCAGGGCCCGGGGAACGGCTCCGGCGGACGCCGCTGA
- a CDS encoding GatB/YqeY domain-containing protein, with amino-acid sequence MTTLKNRLQEDLTAAIRSRDELRSSTLRLTLTAITKEEVSGTSARELSDDEVQKVIAREAKKRRESADAFEQGGRTESAERERAEGEVLAEYLPKQLSDEELSAIVDEAVKEAVAGGAEGPRAMGAVMKIVNPRIAGRAEGGRVAAEVKKRLAAG; translated from the coding sequence ATGACCACGCTCAAGAACCGCCTGCAGGAGGACCTCACCGCGGCCATCCGGTCCCGCGACGAGCTGCGCTCCTCCACGCTCCGGCTGACCCTCACCGCGATCACCAAGGAGGAGGTCTCGGGCACCTCCGCCCGCGAGCTCTCCGACGACGAGGTGCAGAAGGTGATCGCCCGCGAGGCGAAGAAGCGCCGCGAGTCCGCGGACGCCTTCGAGCAGGGCGGTCGCACCGAGTCGGCCGAGCGGGAGCGGGCCGAGGGCGAGGTGCTGGCCGAGTACCTGCCGAAGCAGCTGTCCGACGAGGAACTGTCGGCGATCGTGGACGAGGCCGTGAAGGAAGCGGTGGCCGGCGGCGCCGAGGGTCCCCGGGCGATGGGCGCGGTCATGAAGATCGTCAACCCGAGGATCGCGGGCCGGGCCGAGGGCGGCCGGGTGGCGGCCGAGGTCAAGAAGCGGCTCGCCGCCGGCTGA
- a CDS encoding metallophosphoesterase — MRARYAVPLGITAVGAAGVAYAAGFEVRSFRLRRVTVPVLPRGMRPLRVLQVSDIHMVGGQRKKQRWLRELAGLRPDLVVNTGDNLSDPEGVPEVLDALGPLMEFPGTYVFGSNDYYAPKLRNPGRYLLEKVRGEHGLNGKNDPAIGVRRNPWEGLRDAFDAAGWVGLSNSRGRLKLDGIEIALTGLDDPHIKRDRYEEVSGGPEQDADFSLALVHAPYLRTLDAFAADGYPLVLAGHTHGGQLCVPFYGALVTNCDLDTERVKGLSTHRAGGNTAYLHVSAGCGTNRYTPVRFACPPEATLLTLVERRD, encoded by the coding sequence ATGCGCGCGCGATACGCAGTACCCCTGGGAATCACGGCAGTCGGCGCGGCGGGAGTCGCCTACGCCGCCGGCTTCGAAGTCCGCTCGTTCCGGCTGCGGCGGGTGACGGTGCCCGTCCTGCCGCGCGGGATGCGGCCGTTGCGCGTCCTGCAGGTCTCCGACATCCACATGGTGGGCGGGCAGCGGAAGAAGCAGCGCTGGCTGCGCGAACTGGCCGGGCTGCGGCCGGACCTCGTCGTCAACACCGGCGACAACCTCTCCGACCCGGAGGGTGTGCCGGAGGTGCTGGACGCGCTCGGCCCGCTGATGGAGTTCCCCGGCACCTACGTCTTCGGCTCGAACGACTACTACGCGCCCAAGCTGCGCAACCCCGGCCGCTACCTGCTGGAGAAGGTCCGCGGGGAGCACGGGCTGAACGGCAAGAACGATCCGGCGATCGGCGTCCGCCGCAACCCGTGGGAGGGCCTGCGGGACGCCTTCGACGCCGCCGGCTGGGTCGGGCTGTCGAACTCGCGCGGGCGGCTGAAGCTGGACGGCATCGAGATCGCCCTCACCGGCCTCGACGACCCGCACATCAAGCGGGACCGCTACGAGGAGGTCTCCGGCGGCCCGGAGCAGGACGCGGACTTCTCCCTCGCCCTGGTCCACGCCCCGTACCTGCGCACCCTCGACGCCTTCGCGGCGGACGGCTACCCGCTGGTCCTGGCCGGCCACACCCACGGCGGGCAGCTCTGCGTCCCCTTCTACGGGGCCCTGGTCACCAACTGCGACCTGGACACCGAGCGCGTGAAGGGCCTCTCCACCCACCGGGCGGGCGGCAACACCGCGTACCTCCACGTCTCGGCGGGCTGCGGCACCAACCGCTACACCCCGGTCCGCTTCGCATGCCCCCCGGAGGCGACGCTGCTGACACTGGTGGAACGGCGGGACTGA
- a CDS encoding TIGR02677 family protein, translating to MEAPAPGAGQDGAAQDAHSEARRRLDGYTYLSAPERLEHLAIMRAFCGTLLADLAVPDVLTKLRQAGGPVAGLDADTLTVRLEQLVRWGNLLRSSHTVKATSITEYQRSRARYQLSKLGERIQRDADGVLAEADAAREVSNELLALVERGLKELAELVTAPGGIEPQDGLERVSTLFVQFTEFADSIRDFYAYLGQVLARYDLDSAEYQGFKELLLDYVEAITEEVAFRSPRISAVLDTLWPHIPGLLTRLDAHAQGLTGLSPQGDGRLETRVQRSRGRELTDWEGLRGWFSDTDGQGSQVDQLRDATLRALQSLLANAKRMLRSATGEMSRRRDLLRLARWFDEAAPQDAHDIAVAAFGLYGARHLGIPPATDEVVPAYTSWWTGPVVKVPVALRERGSRAQRGRASTVEDHSAQKQRLREAARERAAARAAAADELRSASGRFAEMRLTSAALGLLLELLATALGNAQLGRHASVAGEGTTEFDLDQAHSEDAELGIRLTVRRTAGARCVLHSADGDLLLDDLELDIGRISSNATDGDGEVSVS from the coding sequence ATGGAGGCACCCGCACCCGGCGCCGGGCAAGACGGCGCAGCGCAGGACGCCCACAGCGAAGCACGCCGGCGGCTGGACGGGTACACGTACCTCAGCGCGCCCGAGCGGCTGGAGCACCTCGCGATCATGCGGGCCTTCTGCGGAACCCTTCTGGCGGACCTCGCCGTACCGGATGTCCTGACGAAACTGCGCCAGGCCGGAGGCCCTGTCGCCGGGCTCGACGCCGACACCCTCACCGTCCGGTTGGAGCAACTGGTGCGGTGGGGCAACCTGCTGCGCAGCAGCCACACCGTCAAGGCGACCAGCATCACCGAATACCAGCGGTCCCGCGCTCGCTACCAACTGTCGAAGCTTGGCGAGCGCATACAGCGGGACGCCGACGGAGTCCTGGCCGAGGCCGATGCGGCTCGCGAAGTGAGCAACGAACTGCTCGCCCTGGTCGAGCGGGGACTCAAGGAGCTGGCCGAGCTTGTGACCGCGCCTGGCGGCATCGAACCGCAGGACGGGTTGGAACGGGTCAGCACGCTTTTCGTGCAGTTCACCGAGTTCGCTGACTCCATCCGGGACTTCTACGCCTACCTCGGCCAGGTTCTCGCCCGCTACGACCTGGACAGCGCCGAGTACCAGGGCTTCAAGGAGCTGCTCCTCGACTACGTCGAGGCGATCACAGAGGAAGTGGCGTTCCGATCACCACGAATATCGGCGGTCCTGGACACGCTGTGGCCGCACATCCCCGGTCTGCTCACCCGGCTTGACGCCCACGCACAGGGCCTCACAGGGCTGTCACCGCAGGGCGACGGCCGACTGGAGACGCGGGTCCAGCGCAGCCGTGGGCGCGAACTCACGGACTGGGAGGGCCTGCGCGGCTGGTTCAGCGACACCGACGGGCAGGGCAGCCAGGTCGATCAACTACGGGACGCCACCCTCCGTGCGTTGCAGTCGCTGCTCGCCAACGCCAAGCGGATGTTGCGGTCGGCCACCGGGGAGATGTCCCGGCGTAGGGATCTACTGCGGCTGGCCCGGTGGTTCGACGAAGCGGCGCCGCAGGACGCGCACGACATCGCCGTCGCCGCCTTCGGGCTGTACGGCGCCCGCCATCTGGGCATCCCCCCGGCCACCGACGAGGTGGTGCCCGCATACACGAGCTGGTGGACCGGCCCGGTGGTCAAGGTGCCGGTGGCCCTGAGGGAAAGGGGCAGCCGCGCCCAGCGAGGCCGGGCGTCCACGGTGGAGGACCACTCCGCGCAGAAGCAGCGGCTGCGTGAGGCCGCCCGTGAGCGGGCAGCGGCCAGGGCAGCGGCGGCGGATGAACTGCGCAGCGCCTCGGGGCGGTTCGCCGAGATGCGCCTCACCTCTGCAGCGCTCGGTCTGCTCCTGGAGCTGCTGGCCACCGCACTCGGAAATGCGCAGCTCGGGCGTCACGCCAGTGTGGCCGGGGAGGGCACGACGGAATTCGACCTTGACCAAGCGCACAGCGAGGACGCCGAGCTGGGGATCCGGCTCACCGTGCGACGCACGGCGGGCGCGCGATGCGTCCTGCACTCGGCCGACGGCGACCTGCTGCTGGACGACCTGGAACTGGACATCGGCCGTATCTCCTCCAACGCGACCGACGGCGATGGGGAGGTGAGCGTGTCATGA
- a CDS encoding TIGR02678 family protein: MTLPSTHDVALVAERRSAARLLLAHPLVTSDGPHSDLFPLIRRHADWLGKRFQQVLGYRLLVDSSYARLFKAGLGAGSGHRLERSTGTPFSPHTYACLALALSVLVTAPEQLLLSQLVADIRAAAADAEIELEETGRAAGKRTLVAALRLLVEWGVLIETEGHVAALAQDAGGEALITVDRELARVVVAGPLAQARDGADLVRRAADPGFSGPRTYVRRTLVETPVVYLDELTDAERDWLRTRQRREAQAFSELLGLEMEIRAEGVALVDPEDELTDLRLPGTGTVAQAALLLTERLVERLRPQEPGHPATGGTLVIGVAIPDGLVDELLAELVTEYGQRSNWQRGYLDDIPALREAVLDLLARMRLMARAARLRAEGEGLPEGYAEEAPEGRTVTDVREARPGGDGWVLLAAAARYATHVIVRPATAARKGAVDVQEELPL; this comes from the coding sequence ATGACCCTCCCCTCGACACACGACGTCGCCCTGGTCGCCGAGCGCCGCAGCGCCGCACGGCTGCTGCTCGCCCATCCGCTGGTCACCTCGGACGGCCCGCACTCCGACCTCTTCCCGCTGATCCGCAGGCACGCCGACTGGCTGGGCAAGCGGTTCCAGCAGGTGCTCGGCTACCGCCTGCTGGTCGACAGTTCCTATGCCCGGCTGTTCAAGGCAGGGCTGGGGGCAGGCTCAGGTCACCGGTTGGAGCGCTCCACCGGCACCCCGTTCAGCCCTCACACGTACGCATGCCTCGCGTTGGCCCTGTCCGTGCTGGTGACCGCCCCCGAACAACTGCTGCTGTCACAGCTGGTGGCCGACATCAGGGCCGCCGCCGCCGACGCGGAGATCGAGTTGGAGGAGACGGGCAGGGCGGCCGGGAAACGGACCTTGGTAGCGGCTCTGCGCCTGTTGGTCGAGTGGGGCGTCCTCATCGAGACCGAGGGCCATGTGGCCGCGCTCGCGCAGGATGCGGGCGGAGAGGCCCTGATCACAGTGGACCGCGAGCTGGCCCGCGTCGTCGTCGCCGGCCCGCTCGCCCAGGCCCGTGACGGCGCCGACCTCGTCCGGCGGGCGGCGGACCCGGGGTTCAGCGGGCCTCGCACCTACGTGCGCCGGACGCTCGTCGAAACACCCGTCGTCTACCTCGACGAGCTGACCGACGCCGAACGCGACTGGTTGCGCACCCGGCAGCGCCGGGAAGCGCAGGCGTTCTCCGAACTTCTGGGCCTGGAGATGGAAATCCGCGCCGAGGGGGTGGCACTGGTGGACCCCGAGGATGAGCTGACGGATCTGCGTCTCCCGGGCACCGGGACGGTGGCGCAGGCCGCGCTGCTGCTGACGGAACGGCTCGTGGAGCGGCTTCGCCCGCAAGAGCCCGGACACCCGGCGACCGGAGGAACGCTCGTCATAGGCGTCGCTATCCCGGACGGCCTTGTGGACGAGCTGCTGGCCGAACTGGTCACCGAGTACGGACAGCGCAGCAACTGGCAGCGCGGCTACCTGGACGACATCCCCGCCCTGCGGGAGGCCGTGCTGGACCTGCTGGCCCGCATGCGGCTGATGGCCCGCGCCGCCCGGCTGCGTGCTGAGGGGGAGGGCCTGCCGGAGGGGTACGCCGAAGAGGCGCCTGAAGGGCGCACCGTGACCGATGTCCGTGAGGCACGACCCGGCGGTGACGGCTGGGTGCTGCTGGCCGCGGCGGCGCGCTACGCCACCCACGTGATCGTGCGCCCGGCCACCGCCGCTCGAAAGGGCGCCGTCGACGTCCAGGAGGAGTTGCCGCTGTGA